In Shewanella sp. GD04112, the sequence GCTGAAAATCAAATCCGACGGAATTACGAACGCCTTGGGCAATAGTGGTTAATTTTTTGGTCTCAAGATTCAGCGAGAAAATGCGCCCATAACGGTCATTCTCCGCGCACACATTACAGGGTACGCCCACTGGAATGATTAACTCACCTGTCGGTGAAACCCCTAACACTTTCCAGCCATGGTGGGTTTCACTTGGAAATCCATCGAAGACCACCTCAAATTTGGGTGAGTTTAAGTTGTTGTCTATATCCTTGAATCGAATGATGCGCTCGACCTCAGAGACATATAAATCGCCATCTTTGATGACCACGCCCGAAGGTAGCTTAAGTCCTGAGGCTACCAGAATTTTCTCATCGGCAACGCCGTCTTGGTTACGGTCGATTAGGGCATAAACATTCCCAGCCTTCATCGAGCCCGCATAGACAATGCCTTTATCGGATACGGCAATCTCGCGCGCATTTTCAACGTCATCAGCGAATAAACTTACGTTAAAACCTTCGGCAACCGTCAGTTTATCTAAGATATTCTTGGCCATCGCCGGAGCTGAAATGCCACTCAAGACACTGAGGGATAAGAGAGAAACCGCCTTAAAAGTGGCGGTATTGAATAGTGCGGCGCGTTTTTTATGATCCATTGACTCGCATCCTAGTAGGGTAAAATTATTGTCGTACAATTAATTGGCCTACGTTACCTTAGATATACCGTATTACCAAATCCTCTGATTTAGCAGGTCAATCCGACTATGCGCCCGCTTAAGCGATAACTCACTGTCTGTTTGCCCTGTTCTTAATCCCACATATCGCGCCCTTTGCAAAATAAGGAGGAAAATCTGCTTGAGTTTTTTATCCATCTGCCGATAACTCGATAAGGCACACTCGGGGCTCACATTTGTTACTCTATTGAACATAGCTGAGCGACCACATTGAAGTATTAAAGGAATCTATCGTGAACATTAATGGATTAAATACTACGGCAAGCAGCGGCGCCTTTAAGTCAGTGTCCAGTGCCTATATCACCACCACGCCTTCATCCAACGGCTCAACAGAGACCATAGACTCGTCACCTCAAGAAACGGTCAATATCTCCAATGCGGGAAGACAAGCCCTCGCCACTGAAGTAGGTTCAGCTTTAAGGGGACAAGCAGCAGAAAAACTGCAGCAGACGGAAACGACTGATACCGAAGAGCCGACATCGATTATTGATGAGCAAATTAAACGCATAAAGGAACAAATCAAAGCCTTGCAGGAAATGCTCACGAAACTCGAAGGAGATGATTCTGAAGCCGCAGCTCAGCAACGTAAGCTATTGCAGGAGCAAATTATGCAACTCGGTAATCAAATTGCCGTGTTAATGGATAAGAAAATGCGGGATGCACAAAAATCTGCAGGCTAAGACTTAGCGCCAATCTGCGTTAGTGTTTGTATATCAACACTTCATGTGCATGGGTTGAAACAGATTAAATCGGAAAACTAAATAATAGTCGCCAGATATTTAATCCATCGCCGGTGCGATAACTGATCCCGATTCTATCTATGCCGAGGAGCTCACCGCCCAAGGGCCTAGAAAATGCTAGCGTGGCACCAATCTCATAGCTGCCGGAGACTATGGTTTCATTTTCAGCATCTTGGCTAAAATCCAGCTCGTTGAAATACCAATAACCGACCGCAAAGACTCTTGGCTGCATCTGAATATTCAACCATTGCCAGCGCGGCGAAAGACCAATATCCACCCCTGTTTGCAACACTGCAAATTGGTCGGTTAATTTCCCTACCCGCTCACTGTAACCTGCAAACCTGAGTCTCGACACCCAAACGCTGTCTTCGCCCGCAAGGCTGAAATCATACAAGCTACTCACGCCAGAGGCTAAAATTGCCACGTTGGCATCGGTATCGAAATTTGTCCCAAAGCCCACATCCAGATAGGCTTCCATCCGCGTGTTTACCGTTGCCTGCCAATGATGCTCTATGCCTGGCGTCATCGTCATAGTGCCGACCGAGGAAGGCAATTCACCATCGGTAATATCTTTGGCTAAGTAGTCAAAAAAACCGAAGGATAAGGGTAAACGCAGCCAGGTTTGGCTGCTCTCATCCTTTAAGAAATCAAAGCTTAAGGGAATACTCACCACTGTGGCATTTTGATCGGCGGCACGATATACCCCTGTACCAAGATAACTGCCAAAGGCATAAACAGAGTTAGGATTATTTTGACCATCAATCGGTGACTCAGGGCTCGTTTGAGCAAACGACTGAGATAGCTGCGCAGCCTGCGGTGGTGCATAGCTTGCAATGGGAGCGGTCGACGCCAACAGTGGGAAGACGCACCCCATTGATAGCGCCGAACAGGAAAAGCATTTAACGAGTAACCGGCTAAAAATGGTCTTCAATTTATGCAAACAGATCCTGATTTGCTAAGCCTAATCGGTTATCGCTTTGGTTAAAGATTACTCTTCATCCGTAAAATGATACTCAGACATCATATGCCCAAGTTCGGTGGATTTAGTCTTTAAGTAAGCTTCATTGTAGCGGTTTTTACCGACTTGCAGGGGAACACGTTCAACCACTTCGATGCCGATTTCTTTCATCGCTTTGACTTTGCGAGGGTTATTGGTCATTAAGCGTACATGCTTCACGCCAATTTGTTCAAGCATAGGTTGGATCATATCGTATTTACGCATATCCGCCGGGAAACCTAATTGCTCATTCGCCTCAACCGTATTGGCGCCTTTATCCTGCAATTCATAGGCACGGATCTTATTCAGCAGACCAATACCGCGGCCTTCTTGGCGCAAATATAAGATAAATCCACTGCCGGTTTCGGCAATGTTTTGCATCGCAGTTTGCAGCTGGAAGCCACAGTCACAGCGTAAGCTAAACAAGGCATCGCCCGTAAGACACTCAGAGTGAATACGGCCTAATACGGGGGCATCGCTACTTAGGGTGCCAAATGTGAGGGCAACATGCTCTTTACCGGTTTCGGTATCTTCAAAACCGTGCATGGCAAAAACGCCCCAGGGAGTGGGTAATTTTGACGTCGCGACATATTTTATCGACATGACTTAACCTTAACGACTACTCTCATTCCATGAGACGGAAGGAACATCCATAAACAAAACGATGATTGGGCTCTTCGCCTACTGAGCGCCTATTCTAAAGCGTTTTCCGTGATCACGAAATACTTTAGTAATTTAATCAACTATAAATCTAAGCCTGCGGCGCTATCACGGGTATAGCTCAATCTGTCGAACAACCATTCAAGGCGCTGCAAAATAGGCATGCACCTTATTTTGCAACTCAATGAATAACTTGCCAATAAAACTTAAAACTTTGCTGGCGCAAAACCTGTTACTTCGGTTAAGCCCATTTCGCGTCCTAATGCTGTCATAGGATGCACAACCACTAGGCCTTTGACTGACTTTTTCAGTTGACCCATGTCGGCTTGCTCAGCTTTGGTGAGGGCGCGGTGGAATGGCAAGTGTTGAATATCTGTGCCTTGCTTTTGTAAAAGACGCGACTGCTGCGTTTTTACACTATTGATTTGCTTAGTGACCGCTGCTATATCGCGTTTAAATTGCGCCACAATAACGGCATCGCCACGTTGCTCTGCTGCCGCCAGTTTACGACGAAACTTATCTAACTTATCGTTAAGCTGCTGCAGTTCTTGCTTTAAATTCATCATTTTACCTTAAATTACTTAAGTGAATCCCAGTCGATATGTGCACCATTTAGGGCCTGAATGTCCGGGTCACTGTGTCAAGGTGTGGGATTATAACAGCAAGTTAGCGATCCTCGTTACCGCTTTTATAAGAAACGGATCACCTGATTGCTGCTGCCACGATATGGCAAACTCGGATCGGCAAGGCTCTGCTCGAATTTACCATCCACTAGCACGTCCACATATTCCAGTACCGCACGCTGCTTATCCGTTAGCGCATCCCAGGTATAACCCGTCCACAGCCAAATATCTTTACCCGGACATTCGGTTTTCACCCGCTTCACTAACGCGAGGACACCCTCAAGGTTGGCGGGCAAGAGTGGATCGCCGCCAGAGAGTGACAAGCCGCGGCGCACAATGCGCTCATCCTGTAGATCGGCGATAAGCGTATCTTCCATCGCCTTATCAAACAAATGGCCTGAGCGCACATCCCAAGTACTTTGATTATAGCAACCTCGGCATTGGTGCTCACAACCTGACACAAATAGGGTTACCCGGGTGCCTGGACCGTTCACCACGTCAACGGGATAATATTGGTGATAGTTCATTACTGCGTCCGCGCTAAAGCCCAATATGATTACGGGCTAAACATCAAAGCACAGTCGCCACCAGTGCGACTGTGCCAGTGTAACAAAACAAACAAGGCAAAAGTGTTACAAGTGTTTGATCCTGCGTTTCACTTCTTCTTGCTTGCCATGGTTGAATGGTCTGGCATCTGGACTACCTAAGTAACCACACACTCGGCGGGTAACGGACACCCGGCTTGGCTCATGGTTACCGCATTTAGGGCAAGTAAAGCCTTTGCTAGTACAGCTAAACTCGCCGGTAAAACCGCAGTCGTAGCATTCATCAATCGGCGTGTTGGTACCGTAGTAAGGCACGCGGCTATAGCTGTAATCCCACACATTTTCGAGCGCTTCGATGTT encodes:
- a CDS encoding PQQ-dependent sugar dehydrogenase, whose translation is MAKNILDKLTVAEGFNVSLFADDVENAREIAVSDKGIVYAGSMKAGNVYALIDRNQDGVADEKILVASGLKLPSGVVIKDGDLYVSEVERIIRFKDIDNNLNSPKFEVVFDGFPSETHHGWKVLGVSPTGELIIPVGVPCNVCAENDRYGRIFSLNLETKKLTTIAQGVRNSVGFDFQPGTQTLWFSDNGRDMMGDDIPPCEINKVSYLGEHFGFPYVHAGTIPDPEFGNGKDPAKYTAPALSLGAHVAPLGIHFYLGKLFPSDYQQQLFVAEHGSWNRTKKAGYKVAVATIEQGKVVKYTPFLTGFMQDEQTFGRPVAFAELADGSLLVSDDYAGAIYRVTYPQTK
- a CDS encoding FlxA-like family protein, producing the protein MNINGLNTTASSGAFKSVSSAYITTTPSSNGSTETIDSSPQETVNISNAGRQALATEVGSALRGQAAEKLQQTETTDTEEPTSIIDEQIKRIKEQIKALQEMLTKLEGDDSEAAAQQRKLLQEQIMQLGNQIAVLMDKKMRDAQKSAG
- the ribA gene encoding GTP cyclohydrolase II, whose translation is MSIKYVATSKLPTPWGVFAMHGFEDTETGKEHVALTFGTLSSDAPVLGRIHSECLTGDALFSLRCDCGFQLQTAMQNIAETGSGFILYLRQEGRGIGLLNKIRAYELQDKGANTVEANEQLGFPADMRKYDMIQPMLEQIGVKHVRLMTNNPRKVKAMKEIGIEVVERVPLQVGKNRYNEAYLKTKSTELGHMMSEYHFTDEE
- a CDS encoding YibL family ribosome-associated protein, giving the protein MNLKQELQQLNDKLDKFRRKLAAAEQRGDAVIVAQFKRDIAAVTKQINSVKTQQSRLLQKQGTDIQHLPFHRALTKAEQADMGQLKKSVKGLVVVHPMTALGREMGLTEVTGFAPAKF
- the nrdG gene encoding anaerobic ribonucleoside-triphosphate reductase-activating protein; translation: MNYHQYYPVDVVNGPGTRVTLFVSGCEHQCRGCYNQSTWDVRSGHLFDKAMEDTLIADLQDERIVRRGLSLSGGDPLLPANLEGVLALVKRVKTECPGKDIWLWTGYTWDALTDKQRAVLEYVDVLVDGKFEQSLADPSLPYRGSSNQVIRFL